In the genome of Rhizobium sp. 007, one region contains:
- a CDS encoding DUF736 domain-containing protein: protein MATIGTFQQSGNDFSGEIVTLSLQTKNVRIVSDTRSSGENAPSHRVFVGRIEIGAAWSKQSNEGRSYLGLKLDDPSFTAPLYANLVEDEDGKGFSLIWSRPNRRSGD from the coding sequence ATGGCTACCATCGGAACCTTCCAACAATCCGGCAACGACTTCAGCGGCGAGATCGTCACACTTTCGCTCCAGACCAAAAACGTCCGCATCGTTTCCGATACGCGCTCCAGCGGCGAAAACGCTCCCAGCCACCGCGTCTTCGTCGGCCGCATCGAGATCGGAGCCGCCTGGTCCAAGCAGTCCAATGAAGGCCGCAGCTACCTCGGTCTCAAACTCGACGATCCGAGCTTCACCGCTCCGCTCTACGCCAATCTGGTCGAAGACGAGGATGGCAAGGGCTTCAGCCTGATCTGGTCGCGGCCGAACCGCCGGTCTGGCGACTGA
- a CDS encoding DUF736 domain-containing protein — MATIGSFTASNDGFTGTIKTLNLNVKAKIVRVERSSEDAPDFRVLAGNVEFGAGWQKQARETERDYISVKLDDPSFPAPIYATLTEVQGQEGLQLIWSRNTRR; from the coding sequence ATGGCAACCATCGGCTCTTTCACCGCCTCGAACGACGGCTTTACCGGCACCATCAAGACCCTCAACCTCAACGTCAAGGCGAAGATCGTCAGGGTCGAACGCTCCTCCGAAGACGCCCCGGACTTCCGGGTCCTGGCCGGTAATGTCGAGTTCGGTGCCGGCTGGCAGAAACAGGCCCGCGAAACCGAGCGCGACTACATCTCGGTCAAGCTCGACGATCCGAGCTTCCCAGCTCCGATCTACGCGACGCTGACCGAAGTCCAGGGCCAGGAAGGCCTCCAGCTCATCTGGTCGCGCAACACGCGCCGATGA
- a CDS encoding HU family DNA-binding protein: protein MTTTNEIADKIAAEHGLTKVQGKAIVEAVVASITEAAVAGNETSLPGFGKFKVKATPEREARNPATGATIKVAAAKKLTFAPAKALKDALSK, encoded by the coding sequence ATGACCACTACGAACGAAATCGCCGACAAGATCGCCGCGGAACATGGCCTGACCAAGGTTCAAGGCAAAGCTATCGTCGAAGCGGTTGTCGCTTCGATTACCGAGGCGGCAGTTGCCGGCAACGAAACGTCGCTGCCCGGCTTCGGCAAGTTCAAGGTGAAAGCGACGCCCGAGCGCGAAGCGCGCAATCCGGCGACCGGCGCGACCATCAAGGTCGCCGCCGCCAAGAAGCTCACCTTTGCGCCGGCCAAGGCGCTGAAGGATGCACTCAGCAAGTGA
- a CDS encoding WGR domain-containing protein, protein MNQSRPTDSNISLDSESAVRNPAGMLAQPYQLYVERTDATKNMARYYAMSIEPTLFGEACLIRRWGRIGAGGQSLAHHFTHEEEAVALFLDVLRQKRSRGYRPKPRSPAESIA, encoded by the coding sequence ATGAATCAATCGCGACCGACCGATTCAAATATCTCGTTGGACTCGGAATCCGCTGTGCGCAATCCTGCCGGCATGCTTGCACAACCTTATCAGCTGTATGTCGAACGCACGGACGCCACGAAAAACATGGCCCGCTATTATGCTATGTCGATCGAGCCGACGCTGTTCGGGGAGGCGTGCCTTATTCGTCGCTGGGGGCGCATCGGTGCGGGAGGTCAGAGTCTGGCGCATCATTTCACGCACGAGGAGGAAGCGGTCGCGCTCTTCCTGGACGTTCTCAGACAGAAGCGCTCGCGCGGGTACAGGCCTAAACCGCGCTCGCCAGCAGAGAGCATCGCCTAA